The genome window CAGAAGCTGGTATATATGCTTTGCTAAGTCAACAcatgtttttttaatgttatatatattcccccccccccccccccccccccNNNNNNNNNNNNNNNNNNNNNNNNNNNNNNNNNNNNNNNNNNNNNNNNNNNNNNNNNNNNNNNNNNNNNNNNNNNNNNNNNNNNNNNNNNNNNNNNNNNNNNNNNNNNNNNNNNNNNNNNNNNNNNNNNNNNNNNNNNNNNNNNNNNNNNNNNNNNNNNNNNNNNNNNNNNNNNNNNNNNNNNNNNNNNNNNNNNNNNNNNNNNNNNNNNNNNNNNNNNNNNNNNNNNNNNNNNNNNNNNNNNNNNNNNNNNNNNNNNNNNNNNNNNNNNNNNtttttttttttttccccccccccccccctcccccggTAGctctatattctatatatatttctacACTTGAGTCCAAACATTTCCCAACCCTTCACTCCCCCCAATAAGCCTAAGAAACAAACATACGATGATGATGAGGAGTGCCCTTAGGTTAGCGTTTCGAGTAAACCCATTTTTGTTAGAACTAAGTTACTTCATAGTCCTCTCCCTAGTAGGGTTCTTGGCTTTGAAGCTTTCCAAGCCAAGACCCATCTCGTTTAAGCTCCAAGACTTGGACGTCTTCTTCACCGCCGTCTCCTCCGCCACTGTCTCCAGCATGTCCACGGTGGAGATGGAGGTTTTCTCCAACCTCCAGCTTATTTTCATGACGTTTTTGATGTTCCTAGGTGGGGAGTGTTTCACATCCTGGCTTGGGCTTCATTTGTTCAAGTCCAAGGTTTCCACCAGAGAACGAGTTTTAGAGAAAAACCCTAAGGTTGATTCTTTAAGCAGCAAcatcactaccaccaccaccgccactaTTTCTGGTCAAGTTGAGTTAGGTTTGGTCACgaataattataagtattaccAGGACCCGAACCCAGAAGATGCAAAGTCTAGTGTCCAAATAGAAATAGTTGAGAATAATTTTGGGTGTGTACGGGTTTTAGCGAGTGTTGTCTTGTCGTATATCCTAGTGATTCATGTTGTCGGGTCTACCTTAGTGGCCATGTACATAGGACTTGTCCCAACTGCAAAACAAGTGTTGAAACGAAAAGGCCTTGAGCTGACAACCTTTGCAGTGTTCACAACGGTTTCCACATTTTCAAACTGTGGGTTTGTCCCCACAAACGAAAACATGATTGCTTTCAACAAAAACCCGGGGCTCCTCCTCATCCTCATCCCACAAATCTTGCTGGGCAACACCCTCTACCCAGTTTGCCTTAGGCTCTCCATTTGGGTTCTAGAGAGAGCCACGAGGAGACCAGTTTTTAAGCAAATCTTGGGCAGCCCAAATGGGTTGGGTTATGGGCACTTATTCTCCGGCCGCCGGTCCGGGTTCTTGGCGGCCACGGTTTTTGGGCTCATATTTTTGCAGTTGGCGGTGTTTTTGGCGTTGGAGTGGGGCTCGGACTCCATTGCTGGGCTCACTGGTTATGAGAAGTTTGTGGGGTCTTTGTTTGTGGTTGTGAATTCTCGCCACACTGGAGAATCGATCCTGGATCTCTCTGCCCTTGCTCCCGCGGTCTTGGCGTTGTTTGTCGTCATGATGTGAGTATAGTTTCTTAATTGCGATTTCATTTAGAGCCCTGTGCTTTTGTTAATTTCGTGTAGACCCCTTGACATTCTAGCACCTACATACCGATCGGATCCAGAGGTGGGACAGCGGTCCCACCCCTCACCCTTCCCCTTCAATAGAGCAATTTTCAcggtttttaataaaatttataccaACATGAAAGAGAAACGTAAGCGAAAGAAGATGAAAATTACTCTTACAAATGTGGAGTTTTTCCGCAAGAAAGTGGGCCCGCCACAAATTAATGCAGCTTGTATGTCGTCGCTCGTGTGAGAGTCACAAGTGTGCTCAGTGGACTCGTGTACTACACTGCATCATGGGCGCGTTTTTGGTCCTATTTACCTTTtttagatttttcttttttatttctctctcttttctctctcatcttcactttcttaatcacacttacgaaaactcaaaaaaaaaaaaaaaaaaactctactaTTGAAGATGcccttatatataaaaatgaaatatgtaTAAACAATCAAGTTACTATATTTTTAGGTAGTTTAGTTGGTTGTTTAGCCTTaccaacaatattttttttttattttagcttTTTCTAAGATTTCACAATAGAAGAGGCCAGGAgctttattttagtttttcttcaacCATTCACACggaccttaagtttcaacaataaCACACTTTAAGCTTGGGCAAAATTTTGCTATAATATGATAGGGCAAAACTAGAAGATAATAGACCTAAATGTAACATATAACTAAAAGTGTTCTTTCTTTCATTTGTTTCCATGAAAATAATTTTGCTTAGACTCTCTAAAATCTCAAAATTACATGATAGACTCCTCATGCATCAACATCACCAGCCATAATCCTTAACGTATGGGGCTAGCCATTTAGGTGTCAAAGTCAAAACATAAATCACTtttatgtttttcaaaaaatagcTCAGCACTGACGAATATATCAATTGGTATTTGGTAGATACAATTTTTAAGGTATTACGGAGTACAAATTTTGATCTCattggatttttattttaattcttaactaataatttaattaattttagtcctttaaatctttttgaacgatgcaaattcaattcaaaatatttaaaatattaggaaaaaaattatactttggACATTtttgaactaattttttttaaaaaataaaagattaaattaataatcaaatattaaaagtgaaattttcattaGAATTGCAGCTCAACCATAAGAAAAATCTCCAAAATTTGAAGTTCGTTAAAAACTGCATGCCAACATATATTGGTTCGttggtaattatttattttattttttttaatgagttaaaAATCAATcttacaaagaaaaaataaaataatatattctgCATGAGATGACTGTTACGTActaatatttgtaattattaattcCAAcccaattattatataattttggatattattaattaatagtatCCCTTTACAACGTCAGTTAGCAAACAGCTACTAACTGATATGGTGTGAAACATAAAGTATTACCTTCAAATCATATGTGGTTTCTGTGCTGTGTGAAATTGACCTTAGTGGATATAGTTTTCAATTGTGAGTGGAAGATTGAATAGAAATATGATTGGACATTATGGACGATTAACTCCTTTCCTCCCCTGGCCTAAAACACTTCATTcattttaacaaataattaattctcCAATAATATAAGTAATATTCATTCTAGATAACTTCAAAACCATATATTCTCTCGAAATTCTAAGTATAGGTAACAAGTGGTTAACGGGAATTCAAAACTGAGTTTCAGCCTCACAAATCAcaatagaattattattattttttaaaagaattttggCCACCCatcgataaaaaaaaaaatttggcaaCCATCACCCGTCATCATTTATAGCTAGCCATCCAAAATTTTTTTACAAcctttaatttctaaataatcaatattacTCACCACTTCTATAAGTTGTCAATATTACTGATGAACATTTTTGTGAATTTCAAGAAAAATGGGAAGATGGTTGCATTAGGGCTTTGTATTCTAGCATACTagaattcattttttatttttctttttatattattagGAATATTGTCATATTTCATTACTATCCGGGAAAATTGCGTctttcgtccttaagttatatggtaattacataattcgtccctaagttatggtaatactcacctttcgtccctaagttctcattggcgttgcacttttcgaacctgagttattcaaattgcaaattttgtccctaagttatcattgcgttacactttttgtccctaacataagtgtgcaaacttcgataaattttcgtttaaaaaatttttaatcgaACTTTTCCGGTTCAATGCCATTTTTTTAACGAAGTTTACTGGAAAAGTTCgattaaaacttttttaaaacgAAAATTTACCGAAGTTTGCAAACATAAGTTAGGGACGAAAACTGCAacgtaatgataacttaggaacaaaatttgcaatttgaataactcagggacgaaaagtgcaacgcaaATGagaacttagggatgaaaagtgagtattaccataacttagggacgaattctgCAATTACCCTAGAACTTAGGaatgaaaaatgcaattttcccttacTATCTTAATAATTAGAACTTTTGTATctttataaatacatattttcATCATGAACCTCAAACATCAtaaattgatcaataataaaatcattCCCAGAAGTTCAGAACTATTATTCTCATATATAGGTTGGAAATCAAATTTCTCACGGCAAATCTTAAATTTTagattattgaaaatattaagTACCAACTTATATTTTGAAGATTTACGTACACATTTGATGTTACTTCAGGTCTCCTTATATGCGTGTTTggtaatttaattatgtttttcttttcaaattaaacaataCTAGGGATATGATAAACCATGGCCATATTAATAAGTGGTGGGGTTTGGACTTTTTTAAATCAATATGAtagagtaaaataataatattattgaagaATAATGCATAAGATAACTATAAACATTTCATGCATCACTAGTAAATTATTAGTAATCAATTATAACCAATtgcaatttataaataaacaagGACTAAATGCACATGCACTAACAAAAACGATACCTAAACACTCCACTTAAAGATTGCTCTTAACTTTTATGGTAGTACTGAAATTTCatatttgcaataattataaaataaatcacACTCTTaaagtattttaataattataaaattgatattaatttttttttttactaaaattcacATCCATTGATGAACACCGGTGACGACTGATGAGATCAGTCTTCATTTTTTACAAGAAAATTATGTCTCATTTAATTTTGCctatatattacattttgtgctactaatttaattttagtattgtaattaattaatatagatttAATACTTATCATTAGTAATATATCCACAGTATTGAATTTTCAactctaaatttatttttattttgtcacaGGTATCTTCCGCCGGATACAACATTTTTTCCCATTAGGGATGAAAATAACAATTCAAAAACAAAAGGATGTAGTCCAAAAAAATTtagtattattgaaaaaatattgttatCACCGTTGGGCAATTTAGCCATCTTCATAATCCTCATCTGCATCACagaaagagagaaaatgaaGGAAGACCCTCTCAACTTCAACGTCCTCAACATTGTTGTTGAAGTCATCAGGTTTGAATCTTAAACTAAATAACCTTTCCCCGGCCccttttttgtattattatttggaatCAAATGCGGACAGACCTTCTCGCGTGGACGTGCGAACAAATTTGATTCGTCCATCGATCAAAggctgaaaattaattaaaaggaCAAAACGGGTTGACATTTCTGTAATTACAATTGTGCATTTGAAAATACTTGGCAATACATTTAAAAACTCTTGTGATGATAAGGGGACGAAAATGATGAGAATCAGGTACTGTCTTCCATGCACTCAAAGCATTTTGAAATGCACTGTAAAGCATTTCTAAATATACagacgggagaggagggtgatGGGAATCAGGTAGTGCCTTTCGTGCACTCACAGCATTTCCAAATACACTATCAAACATTTCTAAATGCATCGTCAAGCATTTCTAAATGCACaattacaattataaaaaactacaaaaatgccaccacgttttccttattttcattgATATTCATCAGCCTAGCTTTGATCAGATGAACGGAAAAAATTATCTGCATATTCACACCTGAGATGCTGTCCACGTGTGAACCTCACACTATTGTCTCACATTTATTTTGTGCGTACGTGTTTTGATGTCAGTGCATATGGGAACGTGGGGTTTTCCACTGGATACAGTTGTGCGAGACAAATAAAAGCTGAGGGCCAATGCGAAGATAAACAGTTTGGGTTTGTTGGAAGATGGAGTAATATGGGAAAGTTGATTCTTATAATTGTCATGTTTTTTGGAAGGCTTAAGAAGTATCACATGAAAGGTGGCAAAGCATGGAAATTATCATAAGTTCTCACACTTATCATGTCCATGTGTAAGCAGTGCGATCCACATCCAGTGATATGATGTTACTTGATCTATATGCATATGCATggagttgttataccgtggccTAGACCTTAGtcttaaattatgtatttttagattttagtaTGTATTAGAATTGTGATGAACTTCAAGTCtataatataaattgtgtttttaagtcaaaacatatatattgtgtatgctaacattgtgtgttcataatatataaattgtgaatttttaaaaattgtgaacattaaaattttgagtcTATCTTGTAACGTGGATTcgggtccacaaaataatttgcaatATGCATGGGGATGGGGCTCACAATTTCAAATCTTTACCCAGCCCAGCTACATGTATCAAACAATAAATgtattcaaataaatatttcaaaaataaatgttgtactcctttttttttcttatttattaatattcattttttggCCTGTTAATAAAacactaattttattagtttCTCGTAAACTAAGCAACTCTACAATAagtcaagaccttgtggtctaatggcaccaaTTACACTTTCATATGAGAGATTATGagttcgaaccttagtctttgctttgtaacaaagtcagtaatacttaaaaaataagagtttattatcaatttggtcctcgacaaattttcttgcccaattaagttctaagactttaaaaaatttaaccattttggtcctccgtttgaTATCTGTTAAAtcggaaccaaattggtaattttattatagtcaagggaccatttcagtcaaaaattaattaccgaaattatcaatttggtcccaatttaacggttgtttaacaccaaaataaacagatgaccaaaatggttaaatttttcaaaatttgaggacttaattaggcaaaaaaaattatcaagaattgaattgataattttgcaataaCCGATGGActatttcgataataaactctaaaaaaaaaaaaaaaaaaaaaaaaaaaaaactttatggCTGACGGAGCCACGGGCCCGTGCacccaatatttttttttcttttaaataataattagtccTAGGGGAGAGCACAACCCAACCAACTTGCTAAATCCGACCAACGCGTTATTCGTTCAAAGCGAAAGTGCGAAACCAAACTGAGCATAACCCGTTACAGCTAAACCGACCCAAACGAAGAAATTAGCAAATTTTGTATATTCTGGTGGGGGATTTGGTTGGTTATTGCATATGCTTGCAACTTGTTAAATTGATGAATgctttaaaattaattgattaaatatttttagaCAAATGGACAAATGTTACCAACATAATacttaaaattaatgaattcaTGACTTACGAATACTAAAATATGTTGCTAAATTGTGTAAACACCAAATTATTTATGAgagaaatattattaaaattctaaatacattttgtatagcagtttaattacatgcaaaaaaaattttgaCGGTAAAAATGGTTATCGGAGTAATATTGATAAGTAAGTAAGAATAGTTTGAGTACAAATGTTTCAGTACAATAGACAAGTGAGTAACAATGCCACAATGTAGATCTGTGTACTTAGTGAGAGTGCGTGATTTGAATACAGTGTAGTAGTGTTGTGTATCATGAACCAAAAGTTCCATCCTCTACTACAAGTCCGCTACTTATACTATGGTTGCAACGGCTGTTCCTCTAATGAGTGTAACGGAGTGctagtaatggtgagctgcaATGAGTGCTGGGTCGTGATAATGgagagccgttggagtaattatcatcccatcaatgtgtcgtctttgtgtaacgggtgaccgtttgttgccTTTGGGTCAGTGCTGATGATTCGGGTCGGGTACTGaagcccaattatcctgtcaccagtcTCCCCACTCCttagccaacgagagtggttgaggtggtttcGGAATAATGACGTgtgtaaaaattgtttttttttcgaACGGTAAAAGAATTGTAGCCGA of Ipomoea triloba cultivar NCNSP0323 chromosome 3, ASM357664v1 contains these proteins:
- the LOC116012719 gene encoding cation transporter HKT8-like; translation: MMMRSALRLAFRVNPFLLELSYFIVLSLVGFLALKLSKPRPISFKLQDLDVFFTAVSSATVSSMSTVEMEVFSNLQLIFMTFLMFLGGECFTSWLGLHLFKSKVSTRERVLEKNPKVDSLSSNITTTTTATISGQVELGLVTNNYKYYQDPNPEDAKSSVQIEIVENNFGCVRVLASVVLSYILVIHVVGSTLVAMYIGLVPTAKQVLKRKGLELTTFAVFTTVSTFSNCGFVPTNENMIAFNKNPGLLLILIPQILLGNTLYPVCLRLSIWVLERATRRPVFKQILGSPNGLGYGHLFSGRRSGFLAATVFGLIFLQLAVFLALEWGSDSIAGLTGYEKFVGSLFVVVNSRHTGESILDLSALAPAVLALFVVMMYLPPDTTFFPIRDENNNSKTKGCSPKKFSIIEKILLSPLGNLAIFIILICITEREKMKEDPLNFNVLNIVVEVISAYGNVGFSTGYSCARQIKAEGQCEDKQFGFVGRWSNMGKLILIIVMFFGRLKKYHMKGGKAWKLS